The genomic DNA CCAACTACTGGGCTCGGTCATCAATGCCAGCGCGGTGGCCCTCGTCGGAGATCGTCTGCGCCGCGGCGGCAAGCTGGATATGGCAGATGCCTCGTTGCTGTCCCGGGCCTACTCGCCGGGGGCGTTCTGGTCGCCGTTTTGGGGAGCCAGTGCCGCGGCGCTGACATATGCCGCGGGTGCCCAATCCGGTGCGCTGCTGGTGTGCGGGGGACTGCTGGCGGCGGCGACATTCGTGTGCAGTGTCGCGATGGTGGTGCCGCGGTTCGGCCGACACCTCGCGCATTATCGCGGCTACCCGATGTCGCCGTCGGTGCTCGTGCTGCCGGGTGCGATGGCCGCCTTGGTCATCGGACTGCACCTCTTGCTGCCATCCGTCAGGCTGGCGGTGGTGGTCCTCGTGGTGTCCCTCGTGGTGCCCTTGGCGGTCCTCGCCGTGGTGTCGCCCCGCCGGCTGCCGAGCATCGTCGGCGGGCACATCGTCGACGGCCTCAGACCGATGCACGGTGAGGTGGTGCTCTTCACCGGCGCGGGTGTGCTTTCCGTCGGCCTCCGGATCCTCTTCGACACCCTGGATGTCACCATGCCGATCGAGCACTACACGGTATGGCTGGCGTGGATCTCGGTGATCCTGATGACGGCGGTTTCCCTGGTCGGTGTCCACCCGGTCATCTCGATCGCGGTGAGTGCGAGTTTGCTGGGGTCAACAGTCCTGGAGGAACCCACCCTATTTGCCTTCGCCGGGACGATCGCCTGGGGAACCTCGGCGGCGGTAGGGCCGATCAGCGGCCTCAATGTGTTTCTGGCCGGCCGGTTCGGAATCAGTGGATTCGAGGTGGCGCGGCACAATACGTCTTACCTCGCGGTGGTTATCGTGTTGTCTTTACCTGCGTTGGCCTTGTGTGCGAAGCTGACCTGACGTCGCCCGACTGGGCAAGGAGTTGATGTGGCCACCATTCGAGAGGTCGCCACGAAGGCGGGCGTATCCCCTTCATCGGTGACCAGAGTGCTGTCCGGGCATCCGAACGTCAGAGTCGAGTTGCGGGAACGCGTGCTCGCGGCGGTGCGCGAGGTGGGCTACGAGCCGGATCTCGTTGCCGCCGGTCTACGCCGCGGCTACACGAAAACGGTTGGGATGGTGGTGAACGACATCCTGAACCCGGTGATCGCGCAGATGATCGACGTTGTGGAAAGCGAACTACGACAGGCCGGATACGGGGTTCTGCTCGCGAACTCCCACGGCCAGGCCAAGAACGACGTGGAGAACGTGCGCCTGCTGCAGCAACGCCGTGTGGATGCGCTCTTGGCGGCTTTCTCTGACGACACCAATCCTGATCTGCCCCTGGCGTTGTCCGCACTGACCATCCCGGTGGTGCTGCTCGACCGCGAGATCGAGCCGCACGAATTCAGTGGCGTCCTCAGCGATCACCGTGGGGGTGCGATGCTCCTGGCCGAGCACCTAGTCTCCCGCGGGCACCGCGACATCGCCATGATCAGCGGTTCCCTGACGGCGTATCCGAGCCGGTCGCGTGTCGAAGGAGTGGAAGCGGTGCTGGCCCGCCACGGGATTCCCTTGCGGCCCGAACTGTGCATCGCCGGCCGTGGGTCCGAGGAGTTCGGCTCGAGAGCTGTCACGCGTCTGCTCGAGGATGCCCGGCCCCCGACGGCGATCATCATGGGTAACGGGAACATGGGTGCCACCGCAGGAGTCATCGCGCAGCTCAGAAGCCGTGGAGTACAGGTGGGGCAGGACATCGCACTGGCCGGCGGTGACGACGGTCCGCTGCTGGCCTTGCATTCGCCGGGTATCACCGCGATCGCCCGTGACGTCGAAGACCTCGCCCGGCGTGCAGCGGCACTGGTTCTCCAACGTATGGAGCACAAACGGCTCGGTGGCCATACGGTTCTCCTCCCGACCAGGTTGGTCATCCGGCCCTCCACCGAGCACTCGGTGGAGGTTGCCAGCTTTGCGTCCTAGCCACGAGTTCTTCTTTGTGCGCCGGGCCTTGCGCACAACGGCCATGTGACCGTAGTCTCTTTACGACACTTGCTGAAAACGGTTTCTGAACTAACCCAGGTGCTGCGCCCATCAGTGCCCGCTCCGCCGAGGCGGCCAGAACAGTTGGAAACGACTTCTGAACAACATCTTTCGGCACATTTTGTACGAGTTTGTGTAAGTACGTCGCGTTACGTCTTGGAATCGATTCCAAGACCTAAACAGTGAGATGGAGGATTTCTCAGTTGTCATCGGTCACGTTCGCGGAGTGGACGATTCTGTCGGAGGGAACCGGCGGAGTTCGCCCCGGTGAGGTCGCCCCGGTCCGACGGATAGAGCTGTCATCAGATCGACTCGGCGCCGTGGCGCAAGCCGGTGGGCGAGTGCTGGGGGACATCTGCAGTCCGGTCTCCGGCATCGCAACCGTATGTCCGGACCCCCTGGTGTTCGCACTGGAAGCCGGCCTCCCTCGGTTGACCGCCGATGGCTCGTGGATCGACGGAGGTAGTCGGTGGTGCGATCTTGCGCCGATCGGCGGCGAGTTGCTCTACGCCGTGTCATCGGTCAACGAGGTCGCCTCCAGGACCACCTCAAACGGACGGACCCTGGTGCGAGTGGTGTACCGCACGCGCTTCACCGATCTGACGGGTGTCCCCGTCGGCACGGCCGACGGAACCAGTCTGCACGTGGGGAATGCACGATGAGCAAAACTGCTGTGCAGCTTCCCCGGGACTTCGACGTCCACACTGTGACGCCCTCCACGGAGGAACTGTTGCGGTGGGCGGCGGCAGTCCGAGACTTCTCGCCGATCCATTTCGATGCCGATGTCGCCCGCGCCCGAGGATTCGAAAGGCCGGTGGTGCACGGACCGTGGAAGGCTGCGGTCTTGCGTGGCCTCCTGCAGGGTTGGCTCGGCCCGAACGCGCAGATCGAAAGCTTCTCGGCCCGTTACCTCCGGCCCGACAGTGTGGGTCAGCCATTACATTTCGGAGGACAGTTGACCGAGGTGACGGTACGTCCAACGGGCACCGAGGAGCTGCGTTGCACGGTGTGGACTCGCGACAGTGAGGGTCGCGTCAGCGTGGAGGGCGAATGCGTGGCCGAGGTCAACCCGGCGGTCGGAGACCGGCTTCCCCTCGAAAGGCTGCGTGCTGCTGTCAAACTCGGTGAGGACGCGGGAACATTTGTTTACCGGGTCGAGAGCAATGACGTCGAGCACTTCCTGGAGGCCATCGGCTCGAGGTCGCTGGACCACGACCCATCACAGATTCCGACCATCGCGCCGGCAACGTACTTCGCCGCACTGGATCCCGTGGAACGTCGCAACCTCGATCTCGACAGTTTCCTACAGGACCTGCCATACCCCAAAACCGGCGGCGGCAACGCATTCAACGAAGTCGAGTACGAACGGCCGATCCGCGTAGGCGAGGTCATCGCGGTCACCACCCGCTACACCGAGGTCTACGAGAAGGTCGGATCGCGGGGAACATTGTTGTTTCGAACGCGCATCAACGAAATGCGCGACACAGCAGGTGAACTCGTGGCGACAAGCCGGTGCGGACATGTCCTGAGCTTCCGTCTACCCGGAGAAGGGGATGCCAGATGATCACCGAGCGACACACCGGTGTCAGCATCGGCGCCGAGCTGCCGGCCAAGGTGCACACCACCACGGCAGCCCAGCTCGTGCGTTATGCGGCCGCCGCCCAGGACTTCTCGGGTATCCACTACGACGTGGAATACGCACGGCGTCGCGGCTTTCCCGGCGTCATCGTCCACGGCCTGCTCAAAGCCGCCTTCCTGGCCGAACTCGGGCAAGCCTGGGCAGGCGAGGAGGCGTGGTTCCGCTCCTTCAAAGCCAGATACACCGGAACCGACCTCGTCGGAGCGCCCATTGTCTGTCGAGGACGCGTGACGAGCGTCGACGACGAGCTCGACCGGGTGGGGCTGGAGCTGTGGACCGAAAACGTCGAGGGCCGTACCACCACGACGGCCACTGGAGTCATTCAGCTCTCCTCTCGGACAGATCTGCCCGAGCAGGGGCAGACCGACACAGCCACGAATGCTCACCATGACCACTGAAATCGAAGGCACCAACCAGGCACAGGAGGCGCAGCGCGTAATGCCAGAAGCGAAGAGGTTCGCCGGTGATCCGATTCTCATCACGGGCGGCACAGGAGGCATGGGCGCGGCGATGGCACGCCGGTTCGCATCGTCGGGCGCACGAGTGGCCATCGTCGACCTTGCACCGGATGCGGTCACCCGGGTGGCGGCCGATCTGCGCCAAGAGGGCCACGAGATCATCGGCGTCGCAGCGGACACCACCGACGAGGACTCCATGCAGGCCGCCGTCGCGGCGACGGTGCAATCGTTCGGCAGCCTGCGCGGCCTCGTCACTGCGGCAGGAGTTCGGCAGACCGCAGCCAGCTTCGACCAGCTGAGCCTCGCAACCTGGCAGAACATATTCGACGTCAACGTCACCGGTACCTTCGTCGCGATCCGGGCCGCTGCGGCCGCACTGATCGAGAGCCGGGGTTCGATCGTGACCGTGTCCTCGGTGACCGCTCTCGGTGCGCGGATGAATCAATCAGCCTATGCCACCAGCAAAGCAGCAGTACTCAACCTGACCCGGCAGATAGCACTCGAACTCTCGTCGAAGGGCGTTCGCGTCAACTGCCTGTGCCCCGGGGTGACGTCCACACCGATGATCGAACAGGCTATCCGTACCGACGGCCCGAACCTACTCGTCGAGAAGCTACAGGGATCACTCGAACAGTTCCGGCCCGGTATTCCCCTGGGGCGTCTCGCCGAGGCCGAAGAACAGGCCATAGCAGCCGAATTCCTACTCTCCTCCGATTCCTCGTTCATCACCGGTGCGGGCCTACCCGTTGACGGTGGCGTATCGATGCTGGGATGACGCGATGACTGCTCTGGCCCGAGTGGGGCGTTTCGCCTGGACCCACAAGCTGACCACCGTTGCCATGATCGTCCTCGGGGTGGCGATCGTGAGCGCGGTGTTCGCGCATCAGCTGGCCCCCTTCGATCCGTACGCACAGGATCTGTCCCTGCGCAACATGCCGCCTCTGACGTCTTCTGCCGGCGGAGTCCACATCCTGGGCACGGATGCGCTGGGTCGTGACGAGTTGTCCAGATTGATGCTCGGAGCGCAGATCTCGATGGCGGTGGGTATTGCCAGTGTCATCGTGTCCGGATTGATCGGAACCTTCATCGGGCTGATCGCCGGCTACTATCGCGGCTGGTTCGACGATGTGGTGATGCGCTTCGTCGACCTGCAGATGAGTGTGCCCTCGCTTCTGATCGCGCTCCTGGTTCTCTACCTCGCCGGCCCCAGCTTCCTCAACGTGGTTTTGGTGCTGGCCGTGACCCGGTGGATGGTCTATGCGCGCGTCGCCCGAGGATTGATGCTCTCGATGCGTGAGGTCCTCTTCGTCGAGGCATCACGGGCGCTCGGGGCATCGAACTTCAGAATCATCGTCAAACACCTCCTGCCCAATCTGGCGGCACCCATCATGGTGCTGGCCACGCTCGAGTTGGCGGTGATGATGCTGACTGAGGCTTCGCTGAGCTTCCTGGGCCTGGGGATCCAGCCGCCGGAGTCATCCTGGGGATTGATGCTCGCGGAAGGCCGTGAATACCTGACTTCGGCACCCTGGTTGGTGGCCGTCCCGGGTCTGGCCATCCTGTTCACCGCATTGAGCGTCAACATCATCGCCACGTGGTTGCGCAGTCGTTCCACGCAGGCGACGTACTCCCGTGGTGGTTCCGCCCACTCGACCGAGAGGTCCTCCAGTGCCACGTGATGACACCTCACCGACCACCGCGCCGGGCCCACTCGACGGCATCGTCGTCGTGGACTTCACCGAACGCGTCCAGGGTCCATACGCCACGCAGATGCTCGGGGATTTCGGGGCCGACGTCATCAAGATCGAACGTCCGTCTGCGCTGACCCCTGATGGGCGACCTGATGAGCGCTACACCACCGCGGACGGCGCCACCCCGACCTCGCTGTACCGCGCCACCTTCCTGGCCAACAATCGCAACAAGCGCTCCTTCGCAGTCGATCTGAAGTCCGGCGAAGGTGTCGCCGCGGTCCGGACGCTGATACGCGATGCGGACGTGGTGTACGAGAACTTCCGGCCCGGCGTGATGGACCGGCTCGGCCTGGGTTACCAGCACTGCCGCGAGGTGAACCCCGGAATCGTCTACGTGTCGGCGTCGGGTTACGGCCCGGACGGTCCTCGCGTGGCCAAGCCGGGACAGGACGTGCTCATCCAGGCCATGAGCGGGATGGGTGCGGCGAACGAGTCATCCTCCGGCAGGCCGACACCGATCGGCATGTCCATCACCGACATCCTCGGGGGCCTCAATGGCGCCGCTGCACTCCTGGCGGCGCTGGTGCACCGGGAACGTACCGGCGAGGGGCAGCAACTGTGGGTCGACCTGCTCGGCGGAGCCTTCGCCGCGCTGGGGGAGCACCTGGTCCATCTGCTCAACAACGACGCCCCAGAACCGGCCAGGCTCACCGAGATGCACGGCCACGGCTACATCGCTCCGCCCTATGGCTTCTACGCGACCAAGGACGGCTACCTAGCGCTCTCCAGCGGCGCCCAGATTCCGCGGATCTGCGGACTCATCGGTATCCCGGACCTGTCGATGGATGCCCGATTCGACAGCTACGACAAGCGTTTGGCCAACCAAGAGGAATTCGAGGCGCTCATCGAGGAGGCCTTGCAGGCTCGGACCACCGAGGAATGGCTGTCCGTCATGGAGCCGGCCGACATTTTCGCCGCCCGGGTCAACACCCTGCAGGAGGCGGTGCGGGAACCCCAGGTGTCGGCCACCGACCGGATCGTGACTGTAGCCGGCCCACACGGGCCGATCCAGCTGATCGGGCCGGTGGCCCGATTCTCCCGTACTCCGGCAGCGGTACGGCTTGCTCCACCACAGCACGGTGAGCACACCGACGAAATCATGAGCGAACTACGGCAGCGCAGTTCTGCCGTGGCTGGCGCCACCACTCAGACGGAAGGGACACCTGGGTGACGACCGCGATGACAAACCCGAATCTGCGCGAGACAACCGCGTCCGGCAACAAGCTGCTCGAAGTGGAAGACCTGACGATATCTTTCGCCACACCGAACGGCAGAGTGCGCGCCGTCAACGGCATGACGTTCTCCGTGGCCCCCCGCGAACGGGTGGCGATCGTCGGCGAGTCAGGATCAGGAAAGTCGGTGACCGCGCAGTCCCTGCTCGGGCTCCTCCCGTCGGCCACCATCGACGGCAGCATCAAGTTCGATGGCCAGGATGTGCTGACCATGCCTGCTGCCCGACTACGCGAGCTGCGTGGCTGGGAGATGTCCTATGTCTTCCAGGATCCGCTGTCGTCACTCGATCCTGTCCGGACGATCGGTGATCAGGTGAGCCAAACCCTGCGTCTGCGTGGTATCAGCCGCAAGGTGGCCAAGGCGCGGGCACTGGAAGCGTTGGCCGATGTGGGCATCCCCGAGCCCGCCCGGCGTTACAACGAGTACCCGCACCAGTTTTCCGGCGGCATGCGCCAACGGGTGATGATCGCAATGGCCCTGATCGGTGAACCTCGCCTGATCGTCGCCGACGAGCCCACCACCGCGCTCGACGTCCGGGTGCAGGCGAAGATCATCGACCTGCTGTACACCCTTACCGAAGAGCGTGGCGTCGCAGTCGTGTTCATCACCCATGACCTCGGCATCGTGGCGGGCTTCGCCGATCGGGTCATGGTGATGTATGCCGGCAGAGTGGTCGAGAGCTGTGCTACCGACGAGCTCTATTACCGATCCATCAACCCGTACACCTTGGGTCTGTTGCAGTCGCTGCCCCGAATCACCGGTGACATCCCGACCGAGCTGGCCACCATCGGTGGTCGACCTCCGTCACCGACGGATCACCTCACGGGCTGCGCGTTTCACCCGCGCTGCAGTTATGTCGAAGACCGCTGCCGCACGGAGCAACCCGCACTGTTGACCCCGGCGAACGGTAATCACCCCAGTGCGTGTCATCGCTCAGAATGGCTCGCCGAGAAGCCAGGGGTTCTGCGATGAGCGAGGTGATGCTGGAGGTGCGGAACCTCGTCAAGGAGTTCGGTGTCGGTCGCCACACGACACGTGTGCTCGATGACGTGAACCTCACGGTACACCGCGGCGAAACCGTAGGACTGGTGGGTGAATCCGGCTCAGGCAAGTCCACCACCGCCCGTTGTGCGCTCCGGCTCATCGAACCCACGAGCGGGTCGGTGCGGTTCGAGGGAGCAGAGGTTCTCGACTTCAACCGCCGCAAGCTCAAGGAATACCGGTCGCAGGTTCAGATGGTCTTCCAGGATCCGTACTCGTCGCTAGATCCTCGGATGTATGTCGAAGAGATCGTCGCCGAGGGTATTCGGATCCACCGGCCCGGGATGAAGCGCGACGCGATTCGTGACGAAGTGGTCGAACTGCTGGAATTGGTCGGATTGCGGCCTGAGCATCTGGAACGGCGGCCCGCCGCCTTCTCTGGGGGACAGCGGCAGCGAATCGGCATCGCACGGGCATTGGCGGTCAAGCCGAGGCTGCTGGTCTGCGATGAACCGGTGGCCTCTCTGGACGTGTCGATCCAGGCGCAGATCCTCAACCTCTTCGCTGACCTCAGGAAGCGACTCGGACTGACCATGCTCTTCATTGCTCACGATCTGGCCACCGTGCGGCATCTCTGCGACCACATCGTCGTCATGCAATCCGGGCAGGTCAGGGAGAGCGGTACCCGGGAGCAGGTGTACGGCGCCCCCGCGGACCCCTACACCATCGCGCTCATGGAGGCTGTGCCCGAACCCGATCCCATTGCCGCCAGGAAGCATTCGGCAGACAGGCGAGCGGCCGCCCGCGCGGTCGCCGACAACGGGGTGTCGGCATGACAAGTGACGGAACTCCCGGTACAGAGGTGGGCGAGGATCGCGTCGCGGTCATCACCCTGCGCCGACCCGAGGTCCTCAACGCCCTCGATTCGTCCTGCCATCGTGCTATCGGCCGAGCAATTGTCGAGCTCGAGCGCAACGACCGGGTGGGGGCCATCGTGATCGCCGGTCAGGGAAGGGCATTCTGCTCGGGCTCCGACCTTTCCGAGATCGGTCAGCTCACCGGACAGGCCGAACAAGATTACGTCGCACTTGATTTCGCCACCAAGAACCGTATCGCCGGATGCATCAAACCGGTGATAGCCGCTGTCCATGGTTATTGCGTGGGCGGTGGCCTGGAACTGGCGCTGGCCTGCGACTTCCGGGTGGCCGCGCAGGACGCGATCTTCATGCTGCCCGAGGTGACACTGGGCAGTCTGCCGGGATCCGGTGGTCTGCAACGACTTCCCCGTATTGTGGGGGTGGGCGTCGCCACTGACTGGATCCTGACCGGCCGTAAGGTCGATGCGCAGGAGGCGCACCGTCACGGACTGGTGGCGCGGTTGGTTCCCACCGGCGAACATCTCCTGGCTGCACGGCGTCTGGCCGCCGAACTGGCCGGCAAGAGCGCGCTGGCGATGCGGTTGGCGAAGGTCGCGCTGACTCCTGAGCCACTCGCCGACCGCGGGATGGTAGCGGCCTTCCAGATGCTCGCCGGCGACGCCGGGCACCGGCAGCCGTCCTATTCCGCGGCCACCAAGAAGTTCGAAAAGAACCCCAGCGGCCGATCGGCCTAGTACTCGAGTCCGCCGGTGCGGCGGTCCGGAATCGAAGAGGAGAACGTGGTGTACGGATCCGAGGCAACGAAGTGGTTGCGACGACGGAGAACAGTGGGGCTCATCGGGGCGGTGATGTCAGTAGGTCTGGTCCTCTCCGGTTGCTCCGGTGGGGGCGGCGAGACGACATCGGGCACCCAGGTCACGGTGGCGCTACCGGAGGAACCCCGAACCCTTGCGAGCTGGAATGCCTACTCCAACGATGCCCATCCGGTTCTGCGGAACATCCAGGAGGCGTTGGTCAATCGTGACCCGAAGACCAACGAACTGGTCCCCGAACTGGCACTGGAGTGGACCCAAATCGATCCGTTGAACTGGCAGTTCACGCTGCGTCCCGATGTCACATTCACCGACGGAACCCCCTTCGACGCCGCCAACGCCGCCACCTCCATCAACTACGTCCTGGACCCCGGCAACGCTTTCGGTATGCGGACCTTCCTGGGACCCGATGTCGAGGCCAGCGCGGTGGATCAGTACACCCTGAACCTCAGGACCGAGACACCGGACCCGATTCTGCCGACCCGGATGTATTTCGTCACCGTTCCCTCGTCCACGCAGATCACCGAAGGCCTCGACAGCTATGACACCGGCCCGATCGGTACCGGCCCCTACAAGCTGGCGGCCTGGGATCGGGGGCAACAGATCGTCCTGGAAGCCAACGACGACTGGTGGGGTAAGGACGCCCCGGACGCCCACGGCACGCAAACCGTCACACGCGCCACGTATCTGTTCCGGACCGAGAGCGAGGTGCGCTCGGCCATGGTCGGTCAGGGCGAGGCGGATCTGGCCCCGAAGGTGACCGCCGAGCAGTGCGAGGTGGCGCCTAAGTGCGAGTCCACCCCGACCGTGGAGACCGTGATCCTACGCCTCGACACCAAGAACCCGGTTCTGTCGGACATCCGTGTGCGAGAGGCCATCTCGATGGCATTCGACAAGCAGCAGATCATGGATGACATCATGGGAGGTGGTGAGATCGTCGGCCAGATCGTTGGACCGTCCGCGGTCGGCTACGCCGACCTGCCGGCCTACCCCTACGATCCGGAGAGGGCCAAGGCGTTGATCGCGGAGGCCGAAGCCGACGGGGTTGATGTGTCGATCCCCATCGAGGTGACCGCCCGCGAGGCCTACCCGACCCGCTCCAACGAGATCGTGCAGTTGATCGCCAACAGTCTCACCGCGATCGGGCTGACCGGTGCACGAAGCGACACCAAAGAGGTCGGTTCCTTCCAGGAGCAGTGGGAGCTCGGTTACGACCAGATTCCTCCGCAGCGGGCGATGCTCGGTCTCATGCAGCACGGCCAGGAACTGATGGATTACTCCGGCAGCGTCGTCAGCTACTACGACTGCAATGGCAAGACCGCGGCCTACTGCGATCCGCAGCTGGGGGCAATGCTCGCCGATGCCAACGCCAAGATGGGGCAGGAACGTCAGGACGCACTCGCGGCGATCGCGGAGTATGTCTACAAGACGGTGCCCGTGGTACCGATCGGGTTGCCGAAGTTCAACTTTGCGCTCTCCGAGCGCCTGAACTGGATGCCGCGCCAGGACGGCTTCATTCTCCTCAAGGAAATGACCTTCACCAACTGACCCACCCGGGGGTACCGCGGGCGACCGGCCCCTGCGGTACCCCCGGAGCGGCGGATTCCTGAGAGGGGACGTCATGCTTGCTCGCTATTTCTTCAAGAGAGTCCTGTACTCGCTGGCTGTGATGCTCGTCGTCCTGGTCCTGGTGTGGATCCTGGTCAATCAGGTCGGCGATCCCGCCCGCCTGATCCTGCCGCCCTCGGCGGACCAGCAGCTCTATCTCGATACCCGCGCGGCAATGGGTCTCGATGATCCACTGCTGGAGCAGTTTTGGCGGTCTTTCTCGGGGTGGCTGCAGGCAGATTTCGGAAACTCGCTGTGGCAGAAGGTGCCGGCTCTCCCGCTGGTGTTGGACCGAATCCCGGCAACATTGTTGCTGACGCTTTGTACCTTCCTCATCGCGATCCCGCTGGCGCTGGCCCTGGGCGTGGTCTCCGCGCTGCGCCCCGACGGACTGCTGGATCGGGTCCTGACCACGGTGTCGCTCGCGGGCGTCTCGATCGCCGACTTCTGGCTCGGCCTGATGCTCATCCTCGTGGTGGGAGTCCAGTTCCATCTGCTACCCACATCCGGATACGGCGGCCTGGAGTACGTCATCCTGCCTGCCCTCACCCTTGCCTTCAGGCCGATCGGTCGCCTGGCGCAGGTGGCGCGGTCGGCGTTGGTGGAGGAGATGCAGAAGCCTTACATCGTCACATTGCGGGCGCAGGGGATGAGTGAGGGACGCATCATCCGCCGGCATGCACTGAAGAACAGCATGATCCCGATCATCACCGTCGGCAGTGACGAACTCGCCAGCTTCCTCAACGGCGCCGTGGTGATCGAGACAATTTTTGCGTGGCCTGGGATCGGGAGTCTGTTCATCCAGGCGATCAACCGACGGGATCTGCCATTGGTGCTCGCTTGCGTGTTCGTGATCGCTGCAATGGTGATCCTGGTCAACCTGGTGGTCGACCTGGCCTATGCGTGGATCGATCCGCGCGCCACCATCACGGGCGGAGGAGGGTTACGGCGTCGCCGGCGGCGGATGCGCCAGAGCGCCGCGGCGGTGGCCGAGTCGCCCACCGGCCAGGCGCCGGCCCAGTTGGCCACAGCGTCGTCTGGAGCTGTGGAGCCGTCGAGAATGTCGTGAGCACTGCCGCTCTCAGGATCCAAAACAACTGTGAAACAACCAAAACAAGTACCGAGGAGAATGATGAGCGAGGCGTTGGCAACCGGTCCCCTGGCCGGAGTCCGGGTTCTGGACTTCACCGAGCGGATGCAGGGTCCCTACGGCACTCAGATTCTGGCTGACCTGGGCGCCGAAGTCATCAAGGTGGAGCGGCGGGTGTCCTTGACCGTGGATGGCCGACCCGATGAACGCTACGGCCCCAACGGTCGCTACGGGCTGGACCCGGAGGACACCACCTTCTATGCCGCGGGGTTCTTGGCCAACAATCGCAACAAGAAGAGCGTGCCGATCGATCTGAAGAACGAGCACGGCAAGGAGCTGGTCAAGCGACTGGTCGCCGCCAGTGATGTGGTGTACGAGAACTTCCGGCCCGGAGTGATGGCCCGGTTGGGATTCGGCTACGAGGACTGCGTGAAGCTGAACCCGTCGGTGATCTATGCGTCGGCGTCCGGCTTCGGCCCCGATGGGCCGTACCAGCGCCGGCCCGGACAGGATGTGCTGACACAGGCGATCAGCGGCTTCGGCGCCATGAACGTATCGGCGGACGGCAGGCCCACTCCGGTGGCCATGTCGATCACGGATCTTCTCGGCGGGATGAACGGTGCGATCGCGGTGCTTGCCGCGCTGCATCACCGGCAGCGCACGGGTGAGGGGCAGCTGGTCGAGGTGAATCTGTTGGCCAGCGGTATTGCTGCCCAGTCCGAGCAGGCGGTTCACTTCCTGAACTCCGATGTCGGTGAGCCCAGCCGGCGGACCGTCATGCATGCCCACGCCTACATCCCCGCCCCGTACGGCTTCTATGCCACCAAGGACGGTTATCTGGCGTTGTCGAGCGGCAAGCAGATCCCCGAGCTGTGCCGCATCCTGGAGATCGACGACCTCAGCGAGGACCCCCGATTCTCCGACCCCCGCTCACGCGACCGGCACCGCGAAGAATTCGAGGCATTGCTCGAGGCGGCATTGCAGTCCCGGACCACCGCAGAATGGCTCGGTCTGATGATTCCCGAAGGACTTTTTGCGGCCCAGGTCAATTCGTTCGCCGAGGCGTTCTCCGACGAGCAGGTGGAGCAGCAGGGAATGATCACCACAGTGGACTCCCCGGTGGGGCCGCTCAAACTGCTGGCTCCGCCGTACTCACTCTCGCGCACCCCGGCCACCATCCGCACAGCACC from Mycolicibacterium tokaiense includes the following:
- a CDS encoding ABC transporter ATP-binding protein, producing the protein MTNPNLRETTASGNKLLEVEDLTISFATPNGRVRAVNGMTFSVAPRERVAIVGESGSGKSVTAQSLLGLLPSATIDGSIKFDGQDVLTMPAARLRELRGWEMSYVFQDPLSSLDPVRTIGDQVSQTLRLRGISRKVAKARALEALADVGIPEPARRYNEYPHQFSGGMRQRVMIAMALIGEPRLIVADEPTTALDVRVQAKIIDLLYTLTEERGVAVVFITHDLGIVAGFADRVMVMYAGRVVESCATDELYYRSINPYTLGLLQSLPRITGDIPTELATIGGRPPSPTDHLTGCAFHPRCSYVEDRCRTEQPALLTPANGNHPSACHRSEWLAEKPGVLR
- a CDS encoding ATP-binding cassette domain-containing protein, with protein sequence MSEVMLEVRNLVKEFGVGRHTTRVLDDVNLTVHRGETVGLVGESGSGKSTTARCALRLIEPTSGSVRFEGAEVLDFNRRKLKEYRSQVQMVFQDPYSSLDPRMYVEEIVAEGIRIHRPGMKRDAIRDEVVELLELVGLRPEHLERRPAAFSGGQRQRIGIARALAVKPRLLVCDEPVASLDVSIQAQILNLFADLRKRLGLTMLFIAHDLATVRHLCDHIVVMQSGQVRESGTREQVYGAPADPYTIALMEAVPEPDPIAARKHSADRRAAARAVADNGVSA
- a CDS encoding enoyl-CoA hydratase/isomerase family protein; the encoded protein is MTSDGTPGTEVGEDRVAVITLRRPEVLNALDSSCHRAIGRAIVELERNDRVGAIVIAGQGRAFCSGSDLSEIGQLTGQAEQDYVALDFATKNRIAGCIKPVIAAVHGYCVGGGLELALACDFRVAAQDAIFMLPEVTLGSLPGSGGLQRLPRIVGVGVATDWILTGRKVDAQEAHRHGLVARLVPTGEHLLAARRLAAELAGKSALAMRLAKVALTPEPLADRGMVAAFQMLAGDAGHRQPSYSAATKKFEKNPSGRSA
- a CDS encoding ABC transporter substrate-binding protein — protein: MRRSGIEEENVVYGSEATKWLRRRRTVGLIGAVMSVGLVLSGCSGGGGETTSGTQVTVALPEEPRTLASWNAYSNDAHPVLRNIQEALVNRDPKTNELVPELALEWTQIDPLNWQFTLRPDVTFTDGTPFDAANAATSINYVLDPGNAFGMRTFLGPDVEASAVDQYTLNLRTETPDPILPTRMYFVTVPSSTQITEGLDSYDTGPIGTGPYKLAAWDRGQQIVLEANDDWWGKDAPDAHGTQTVTRATYLFRTESEVRSAMVGQGEADLAPKVTAEQCEVAPKCESTPTVETVILRLDTKNPVLSDIRVREAISMAFDKQQIMDDIMGGGEIVGQIVGPSAVGYADLPAYPYDPERAKALIAEAEADGVDVSIPIEVTAREAYPTRSNEIVQLIANSLTAIGLTGARSDTKEVGSFQEQWELGYDQIPPQRAMLGLMQHGQELMDYSGSVVSYYDCNGKTAAYCDPQLGAMLADANAKMGQERQDALAAIAEYVYKTVPVVPIGLPKFNFALSERLNWMPRQDGFILLKEMTFTN
- a CDS encoding ABC transporter permease, yielding MLARYFFKRVLYSLAVMLVVLVLVWILVNQVGDPARLILPPSADQQLYLDTRAAMGLDDPLLEQFWRSFSGWLQADFGNSLWQKVPALPLVLDRIPATLLLTLCTFLIAIPLALALGVVSALRPDGLLDRVLTTVSLAGVSIADFWLGLMLILVVGVQFHLLPTSGYGGLEYVILPALTLAFRPIGRLAQVARSALVEEMQKPYIVTLRAQGMSEGRIIRRHALKNSMIPIITVGSDELASFLNGAVVIETIFAWPGIGSLFIQAINRRDLPLVLACVFVIAAMVILVNLVVDLAYAWIDPRATITGGGGLRRRRRRMRQSAAAVAESPTGQAPAQLATASSGAVEPSRMS